In Deltaproteobacteria bacterium, one genomic interval encodes:
- a CDS encoding acyltransferase family protein: MGALEWLRKRCDEFVDARLGPEFEQKTRALTIRQNEYGYDPFGFSRNHLKYGFVAARWLYRHWFRAEAHGIDRVPRAGRVLIVANHSGQLPFDGLVIGTALFLELDPPRMVRSMIEKFVPTVPFASYWFNRWGQITGTPENCRRLLEAEEAIMVFPEGARGISKPYSQRYQLQRFGLGFMRLALETDTPIVPVAVIGAEEQAPAVNLRPLARLLDMPAFPVVPYPPFVPIVPLPVKYRLYFGEPMRFRGDPDDDDDVLEEKVRAVKNTIQSMIHIGLRERTGVFR, encoded by the coding sequence ATGGGCGCGTTGGAGTGGCTCCGCAAGCGCTGCGACGAGTTCGTCGACGCCCGGCTGGGGCCGGAGTTCGAGCAGAAGACGCGGGCGCTCACCATCCGGCAAAACGAGTACGGTTACGACCCGTTCGGCTTCAGCAGGAATCACCTCAAGTACGGGTTCGTCGCGGCGCGGTGGCTGTATCGCCACTGGTTCCGCGCCGAGGCGCACGGCATCGACCGCGTGCCCCGAGCGGGCCGGGTGCTCATCGTCGCCAACCATTCCGGCCAGCTCCCGTTCGACGGCCTCGTCATCGGCACCGCGTTGTTCCTCGAACTCGACCCGCCTCGCATGGTCCGGTCGATGATCGAGAAGTTCGTGCCGACCGTGCCGTTCGCGTCGTACTGGTTCAATCGCTGGGGGCAGATCACCGGCACGCCCGAGAACTGCCGCCGGCTGCTCGAGGCCGAGGAGGCGATCATGGTCTTCCCCGAGGGCGCCCGCGGCATCAGCAAGCCGTACTCGCAGCGCTACCAACTGCAGCGGTTCGGGCTCGGGTTCATGCGGCTCGCGCTCGAAACGGACACGCCGATCGTCCCGGTCGCGGTGATCGGCGCCGAGGAGCAGGCCCCCGCGGTCAATCTGCGTCCGCTGGCGCGGCTGCTTGACATGCCCGCGTTCCCGGTCGTGCCGTACCCGCCGTTCGTGCCGATCGTCCCGCTGCCGGTCAAGTACCGGCTGTACTTCGGCGAGCCGATGCGGTTTCGCGGCGACCCGGACGACGACGACGACGTACTCGAGGAGAAAGTGCGCGCCGTCAAGAACACGATCCAGTCGATGATCCACATCGGCTTGCGGGAGCGCACCGGTGTCTTCCGCTGA